Proteins from a single region of Arctopsyche grandis isolate Sample6627 chromosome 1, ASM5162203v2, whole genome shotgun sequence:
- the drpr gene encoding multiple EGF like domains draper isoform X2, with protein MSSTVNSIIVCINLLLVVNVFSLSGPNVCTRQESYTTTVTVTEQKPYQVKEYSWCFNIPPKCSKYKIEYRTIKKVETIPKKRPVEYCCPGYGETSDSELCVPVCSEPCVHGICEAPDKCKCNNGYGGISCDKSCPSGFWGPQCKNDCNCRNKATCDPTTGGCSCMRGWSGGDCSQPCPDGSYGLECSENCRCAPGSTCNPVTGECQCPAGKTGPLCETDCRNDECGPECRCQNGGLCIGNNDTCVCTKGWTGSVCAERCSKGSWGDQCSNRCDCHNGAGCDPITGVCQCAPGFTGNRCLEPCPSGRFGPNCEKMCKCENDGECSPFDGSCTCGKGWKGVYCKDRVCSSTNYGPNCVHDCECNQATTEYCHPWSGVCVCHPGWDGRFCNRQCPLLTYGKGCHEACKCLNNALCSPVNGTCICAPGYRGERCESECPDGFYGIDCSQECECHNGASCSTESGQCSCTAGWKGPKCDRPCDGRFYGFNCNTQCKCQNNAACNPQNGSCVCAPGYTGEVCDRKCPSGWFGSGCQHKCDCFPESHFNCDAATGRCLCKDGWNENGPCNHISGVYHCRPGYIGITCDHPCPIDKFGPNCASKCSCRNGGDCHHVTGACSCPPGWTGPTCATPCSNGTWGIACRQRCSCGENGLCRGNDGHCRCKPGFTGAHCNEICPEGYYGEHCMQPCECKSDQFMCHAAEGCVCRIGFRGNDCDENVKDALEAKESDGGNAAMISGLIVTIILVAAIVAIVFYYRRHVSRLKTEIAHVQYIADPHSQPARHHFDNPVYSFQTSRADDSTGLLNNAANHIRNNLELKKNNTDSEKLRLAGASGSSDSDDCCDNMKNKNADLTNPNVFVDIDDNKVVDHVYDEIKLKDGKEMEYDHLNYTRPASSWRPHYQQTVNGLPPKKENTRRSPSPSAKSTDSSAPK; from the exons aTGTCTTCTACGGTCAATTCGATTATTGTATGCATCAATTTGCTGCTCGTCGTGAATGTATTTTCTTTGAGCGGCCCGAATGTATGCACTCGGCAAGAGTC atACACGACGACAGTGACTGTCACCGAGCAGAAGCCGTACCAAGTCAAAGAGTATTCTTGGTGTTTCAACATCCCGCCAAAATGTTCCAAGTACAAAATTGAGTATCGCACCATAAAAAAAGTTGAGACTATACCGAAGAAAAGGCCCGTCGAATACTGCTGTCCTGGTTATGGAGAGACCTCTGATAGCGAATTATGCGTACCGGTCTGCTCTGAACCTTGTGTTCATGGAATATGCGAAGCACCAGACAAGTGCAAATGCAATAACGGCTACGGCGGTATCTCTTgcgataaat CGTGCCCGTCTGGATTTTGGGGACCGCAATGTAAGAACGATTGCAACTGTCGGAACAAAGCGACGTGCGATCCTACGACAGGCGGATGCAGTTGTATGCGGGGTTGGAGTGGAGGCGATTGCTCGCAGCCCTGTCCTGATGGCTCGTATGGATTAGAGTGCTCGGAGAATTGCCGATGTGCACCGGGGTCCACTTGCAATCCTGTCACTGGAGAATGCCAATGTCCAGCTGGGAAAACAGGACCATT gTGTGAAACTGACTGTCGTAATGATGAATGTGGCCCAGAGTGCCGATGTCAAAATGGCGGCCTATGCATCGGAAATAATGATACCTGCGTATGTACGAAAGGTTGGACTGGATCTGTGTGTGCCGAACGCTGTTCAAAAGGTAGCTGGGGAGATCAGTGTTCAAATCGGTGCGATTGTCACAACGGAGCTGGCTGCGATCCCATCACCGGCGTTTGTCAATGTGCTCCAGGTTTCACCGGAAACAGG TGTCTCGAGCCGTGTCCTTCAGGTCGCTTCGGCCCCAACTGTGAAAAGATGTGTAAGTGTGAAAATGACGGTGAGTGTAGCCCCTTTGACGGTTCTTGCACTTGTGGGAAGGGTTGGAAGGGTGTGTACTGCAAGGATAGAGTGTGTTCCAGCACCAATTATGGACCAAATTGTGTACATGACTGCGAGTGCAATCAGGCTACTACGGAATA TTGTCATCCGTGGAGCGGCGTTTGCGTATGTCACCCTGGATGGGACGGCCGATTTTGCAACAGACAATGTCCGTTGCTCACGTATGGCAAAGGCTGTCACGAAGCGTGCAAATGCTTAAACAATGCATTGTGCTCACCCGTCAACG GCACTTGCATTTGCGCACCTGGATACAGAGGTGAACGATGCGAATCTGAATGTCCTGATGGCTTTTACGGAATAGATTGCTCCCAAGAGTGCGAGTGTCACAACGGTGCGTCGTGCTCCACTGAGTCTGGACAGTGCTCGTGTACTGCCGg GTGGAAGGGTCCAAAGTGTGATAGGCCATGCGACGGTCGCTTTTACGGTTTCAACTGCAACACGCAATGCAAATGTCAAAATAATGCAGCCTGCAATCCCCAAAATG GTTCTTGCGTGTGCGCACCCGGTTATACCGGCGAAGTTTGCGACCGAAAGTGTCCATCGGGGTGGTTCGGCTCGGGGTGTCAACACAAATGTGACTGCTTCCCAGAAAGTCACTTCAACTGCGACGCTGCGACGGGACGGTGCCTTTGCAAAGACGGATGGAACG AAAACGGACCGTGCAATCACATAAGCGGAGTATATCATTGTCGACCCGGGTATATCGGCATAACGTGTGATCATCCATGTCCGATTGATAAATTCGGACCAAACTGTGCCAGCAAGTGCTCTTGCAGGAATGGAGGCGACTGTCATCACGTCACTG GCGCTTGTTCGTGTCCTCCTGGCTGGACAGGACCCACTTGTGCCACTCCGTGTTCAAACGGAACTTGGGGAATAGCTTGTCGTCAACGCTGCTCGTGCGGAGAGAATGGACTGTGTCGCGGCAACGACGGCCATTGCCGATGCAAACCTGGCTTTACCGGAGCGCATTGCAATGAAA TTTGTCCGGAAGGCTATTACGGTGAACATTGTATGCAACCGTGTGAATGTAAGTCTGATCAATTCATGTGTCATGCTGCTGAAGGTTGTGTTTGCCGGATAGGTTTCAGAGGAAATGACTGCGACGAGAACGTCAAGGATGCATTAGAAGCCAAAGAAAGCG aCGGTGGTAATGCTGCTATGATATCTGGTCTTATAGTGACTATCATTCTAGTCGCAGCTATAGTCGCTATTGTGTTCTATTATAGAAGGCATGTGTCTCGTTTGAAGACTGAAATAGCACACGTGCAGTACATTGCTGATCCACATTCGCAACCag CTCGTCATCACTTCGACAATCCAGTATACTCTTTTCAAACCAGCAGAGCTGATGATTCGACAGGTCTCTTGAACAACGCAGCTAATCACATCAGGAATAATCTCGAATTGAAGAAGAACAACACTGACTCGGAGAAGTTGAGACTGGCTGGAGCCAGCGGATCGAGCGATTCCGACGATT GTTGTGACAATATGAAGAATAAAAACGCAGATCTCACCAATCCCAACGTGTTTGTGGACATTGACGATAATAAAGTAGTCGATCACGTCTACGACGAAATAAAACTCAAAGACGGAAAGG AAATGGAGTATGATCATTTGAACTATACCAGACCGGCCAGCTCTTGGAGGCCTCATTATCAGCAAACGGTCAACGGCTTACCACCCAAGAAAGAAAACACTAGACGATCTCCTTCGCCCTCGGCGAAATCGACTGACAGCTCAGCTCCGAAATAA
- the drpr gene encoding multiple EGF like domains draper isoform X1: MSSTVNSIIVCINLLLVVNVFSLSGPNVCTRQESYTTTVTVTEQKPYQVKEYSWCFNIPPKCSKYKIEYRTIKKVETIPKKRPVEYCCPGYGETSDSELCVPVCSEPCVHGICEAPDKCKCNNGYGGISCDKSCPSGFWGPQCKNDCNCRNKATCDPTTGGCSCMRGWSGGDCSQPCPDGSYGLECSENCRCAPGSTCNPVTGECQCPAGKTGPLCETDCRNDECGPECRCQNGGLCIGNNDTCVCTKGWTGSVCAERCSKGSWGDQCSNRCDCHNGAGCDPITGVCQCAPGFTGNRCLEPCPSGRFGPNCEKMCKCENDGECSPFDGSCTCGKGWKGVYCKDRVCSSTNYGPNCVHDCECNQATTEYCHPWSGVCVCHPGWDGRFCNRQCPLLTYGKGCHEACKCLNNALCSPVNGTCICAPGYRGERCESECPDGFYGIDCSQECECHNGASCSTESGQCSCTAGWKGPKCDRPCDGRFYGFNCNTQCKCQNNAACNPQNGSCVCAPGYTGEVCDRKCPSGWFGSGCQHKCDCFPESHFNCDAATGRCLCKDGWNGVRCESRCGVGFYGDTCDKKCDCNNNSSCDDSGCYCARGWRGPHCNDPCPNGVFGFGCKEKCLPSLAENGPCNHISGVYHCRPGYIGITCDHPCPIDKFGPNCASKCSCRNGGDCHHVTGACSCPPGWTGPTCATPCSNGTWGIACRQRCSCGENGLCRGNDGHCRCKPGFTGAHCNEICPEGYYGEHCMQPCECKSDQFMCHAAEGCVCRIGFRGNDCDENVKDALEAKESDGGNAAMISGLIVTIILVAAIVAIVFYYRRHVSRLKTEIAHVQYIADPHSQPARHHFDNPVYSFQTSRADDSTGLLNNAANHIRNNLELKKNNTDSEKLRLAGASGSSDSDDCCDNMKNKNADLTNPNVFVDIDDNKVVDHVYDEIKLKDGKEMEYDHLNYTRPASSWRPHYQQTVNGLPPKKENTRRSPSPSAKSTDSSAPK; encoded by the exons aTGTCTTCTACGGTCAATTCGATTATTGTATGCATCAATTTGCTGCTCGTCGTGAATGTATTTTCTTTGAGCGGCCCGAATGTATGCACTCGGCAAGAGTC atACACGACGACAGTGACTGTCACCGAGCAGAAGCCGTACCAAGTCAAAGAGTATTCTTGGTGTTTCAACATCCCGCCAAAATGTTCCAAGTACAAAATTGAGTATCGCACCATAAAAAAAGTTGAGACTATACCGAAGAAAAGGCCCGTCGAATACTGCTGTCCTGGTTATGGAGAGACCTCTGATAGCGAATTATGCGTACCGGTCTGCTCTGAACCTTGTGTTCATGGAATATGCGAAGCACCAGACAAGTGCAAATGCAATAACGGCTACGGCGGTATCTCTTgcgataaat CGTGCCCGTCTGGATTTTGGGGACCGCAATGTAAGAACGATTGCAACTGTCGGAACAAAGCGACGTGCGATCCTACGACAGGCGGATGCAGTTGTATGCGGGGTTGGAGTGGAGGCGATTGCTCGCAGCCCTGTCCTGATGGCTCGTATGGATTAGAGTGCTCGGAGAATTGCCGATGTGCACCGGGGTCCACTTGCAATCCTGTCACTGGAGAATGCCAATGTCCAGCTGGGAAAACAGGACCATT gTGTGAAACTGACTGTCGTAATGATGAATGTGGCCCAGAGTGCCGATGTCAAAATGGCGGCCTATGCATCGGAAATAATGATACCTGCGTATGTACGAAAGGTTGGACTGGATCTGTGTGTGCCGAACGCTGTTCAAAAGGTAGCTGGGGAGATCAGTGTTCAAATCGGTGCGATTGTCACAACGGAGCTGGCTGCGATCCCATCACCGGCGTTTGTCAATGTGCTCCAGGTTTCACCGGAAACAGG TGTCTCGAGCCGTGTCCTTCAGGTCGCTTCGGCCCCAACTGTGAAAAGATGTGTAAGTGTGAAAATGACGGTGAGTGTAGCCCCTTTGACGGTTCTTGCACTTGTGGGAAGGGTTGGAAGGGTGTGTACTGCAAGGATAGAGTGTGTTCCAGCACCAATTATGGACCAAATTGTGTACATGACTGCGAGTGCAATCAGGCTACTACGGAATA TTGTCATCCGTGGAGCGGCGTTTGCGTATGTCACCCTGGATGGGACGGCCGATTTTGCAACAGACAATGTCCGTTGCTCACGTATGGCAAAGGCTGTCACGAAGCGTGCAAATGCTTAAACAATGCATTGTGCTCACCCGTCAACG GCACTTGCATTTGCGCACCTGGATACAGAGGTGAACGATGCGAATCTGAATGTCCTGATGGCTTTTACGGAATAGATTGCTCCCAAGAGTGCGAGTGTCACAACGGTGCGTCGTGCTCCACTGAGTCTGGACAGTGCTCGTGTACTGCCGg GTGGAAGGGTCCAAAGTGTGATAGGCCATGCGACGGTCGCTTTTACGGTTTCAACTGCAACACGCAATGCAAATGTCAAAATAATGCAGCCTGCAATCCCCAAAATG GTTCTTGCGTGTGCGCACCCGGTTATACCGGCGAAGTTTGCGACCGAAAGTGTCCATCGGGGTGGTTCGGCTCGGGGTGTCAACACAAATGTGACTGCTTCCCAGAAAGTCACTTCAACTGCGACGCTGCGACGGGACGGTGCCTTTGCAAAGACGGATGGAACG GTGTTCGTTGCGAATCTCGGTGCGGCGTCGGCTTTTACGGAGACACGTGCGATAAAAAATGCGATTGCAATAACAACAGTTCATGCGATGATAGTGGATGCTACTGTGCACGCGGCTGGAGAGGCCCACATTGCAATGATCCGTGTCCGAACGGTGTGTTCGGTTTTGGCTGCAAGGAAAAATGTCTTCCGAGTTTGGCTG AAAACGGACCGTGCAATCACATAAGCGGAGTATATCATTGTCGACCCGGGTATATCGGCATAACGTGTGATCATCCATGTCCGATTGATAAATTCGGACCAAACTGTGCCAGCAAGTGCTCTTGCAGGAATGGAGGCGACTGTCATCACGTCACTG GCGCTTGTTCGTGTCCTCCTGGCTGGACAGGACCCACTTGTGCCACTCCGTGTTCAAACGGAACTTGGGGAATAGCTTGTCGTCAACGCTGCTCGTGCGGAGAGAATGGACTGTGTCGCGGCAACGACGGCCATTGCCGATGCAAACCTGGCTTTACCGGAGCGCATTGCAATGAAA TTTGTCCGGAAGGCTATTACGGTGAACATTGTATGCAACCGTGTGAATGTAAGTCTGATCAATTCATGTGTCATGCTGCTGAAGGTTGTGTTTGCCGGATAGGTTTCAGAGGAAATGACTGCGACGAGAACGTCAAGGATGCATTAGAAGCCAAAGAAAGCG aCGGTGGTAATGCTGCTATGATATCTGGTCTTATAGTGACTATCATTCTAGTCGCAGCTATAGTCGCTATTGTGTTCTATTATAGAAGGCATGTGTCTCGTTTGAAGACTGAAATAGCACACGTGCAGTACATTGCTGATCCACATTCGCAACCag CTCGTCATCACTTCGACAATCCAGTATACTCTTTTCAAACCAGCAGAGCTGATGATTCGACAGGTCTCTTGAACAACGCAGCTAATCACATCAGGAATAATCTCGAATTGAAGAAGAACAACACTGACTCGGAGAAGTTGAGACTGGCTGGAGCCAGCGGATCGAGCGATTCCGACGATT GTTGTGACAATATGAAGAATAAAAACGCAGATCTCACCAATCCCAACGTGTTTGTGGACATTGACGATAATAAAGTAGTCGATCACGTCTACGACGAAATAAAACTCAAAGACGGAAAGG AAATGGAGTATGATCATTTGAACTATACCAGACCGGCCAGCTCTTGGAGGCCTCATTATCAGCAAACGGTCAACGGCTTACCACCCAAGAAAGAAAACACTAGACGATCTCCTTCGCCCTCGGCGAAATCGACTGACAGCTCAGCTCCGAAATAA